Proteins encoded in a region of the Clostridium beijerinckii genome:
- a CDS encoding methyl-accepting chemotaxis protein, whose translation MNKIKKAFNKDKQSFISKSFKLNEKFKNYSISKKIDTTFNFILIFTLLSMVISIGVLLSLSARTFSLYNGPYHISQALSDIRLAFQVSDTNISRAVIENSPKNKEDFIRNSDEALEELTSKIDLLKQNTSDKSAIDQLTKNLSIADTYRKELCNSIKNNDPKSTITSKLDTYSFQIDIVENYISQLYESSKENAQTFVNESIFYRNLATVILVLIIIFLILIPRSLGKTLKSSIFEGINNVKKVSTNLSNGILNIDNEYFSKDEMGDMFNDLKKSIDMLKLYIKDITYTLEELSNRNLNINKMESVHYIGDFAPIQKSLDAIIANLNSSFLDIDKSIDFTANSAKEISSITKVLSEGASNQASAVQELQGNFNIILDQVKKNTNNSEKAYNYYNETTKIVADGNNKMKQLMESINEIATASNEISAIINTIQSISEQTNLLALNAAIEAARAGNAGKGFAVVADEVRKLAEQSSNSVKNITQIIKNSLNTVSKGELIANETGIALNSIVENVEFTSELVKEIATASEEQTSAISKMTLKVDIISDIVQTNLATAEETSASIEELASHSQIMHEQISEFKLQH comes from the coding sequence ATGAATAAAATTAAAAAAGCTTTTAATAAAGATAAACAATCCTTCATAAGTAAATCATTCAAATTAAACGAAAAATTCAAAAACTATTCTATAAGTAAAAAAATAGATACAACCTTTAATTTTATACTTATATTTACATTATTGAGTATGGTTATATCTATAGGTGTACTACTATCATTATCTGCTAGAACTTTTTCTCTATATAATGGTCCTTATCATATTTCTCAAGCATTATCCGATATTAGGCTTGCATTTCAGGTTTCTGATACAAATATTTCTAGAGCTGTAATAGAAAATAGTCCTAAAAATAAGGAAGACTTTATAAGAAATTCCGATGAAGCCCTTGAAGAGCTCACTAGTAAGATAGATTTATTGAAGCAAAATACAAGTGATAAATCTGCCATAGATCAACTTACTAAAAATTTAAGTATTGCTGATACCTATAGAAAAGAACTATGCAATTCTATCAAAAATAATGATCCTAAAAGTACAATAACTTCTAAGTTGGATACATATAGCTTTCAAATAGATATTGTTGAAAATTATATTTCTCAATTATATGAATCTTCTAAAGAAAATGCACAAACATTCGTAAATGAATCCATTTTTTATAGAAACTTAGCTACCGTAATTCTTGTTTTAATAATTATATTTTTAATACTTATTCCAAGATCTCTAGGTAAAACTTTAAAATCTTCTATATTTGAAGGAATAAATAACGTAAAAAAAGTTTCTACAAATTTATCAAATGGAATATTAAACATAGACAATGAATATTTTTCAAAAGATGAAATGGGTGATATGTTCAATGATTTGAAGAAATCTATAGATATGCTTAAATTATATATCAAAGATATAACATATACATTAGAGGAATTATCAAATAGAAATTTAAATATTAATAAAATGGAATCAGTTCATTACATTGGGGATTTTGCGCCAATACAAAAATCTTTAGATGCGATTATAGCTAACTTAAATTCTAGCTTTTTAGATATAGATAAATCAATTGATTTTACTGCAAATAGCGCGAAAGAAATTTCTTCAATTACAAAAGTACTTTCCGAAGGAGCTTCTAATCAAGCTAGCGCAGTACAAGAACTTCAGGGAAACTTTAATATAATACTTGATCAAGTAAAAAAGAATACAAATAACTCTGAAAAAGCTTATAATTATTACAATGAAACAACAAAGATTGTTGCTGATGGAAATAATAAAATGAAACAATTAATGGAATCTATAAACGAGATTGCTACTGCCTCAAATGAAATTTCAGCAATTATAAATACAATTCAGTCAATATCTGAACAAACTAACTTATTAGCTTTAAATGCAGCTATAGAAGCTGCCAGAGCAGGCAATGCTGGAAAGGGTTTCGCCGTTGTTGCTGATGAGGTACGAAAATTAGCTGAACAATCCTCTAATTCTGTTAAAAATATTACTCAAATAATAAAGAACTCATTAAACACTGTGTCTAAAGGCGAATTGATAGCAAATGAAACTGGTATAGCCTTAAATAGCATTGTCGAGAATGTTGAATTTACTTCAGAGTTAGTAAAGGAAATAGCTACTGCTTCTGAAGAGCAAACAAGTGCAATATCAAAAATGACTTTAAAAGTGGATATTATATCAGATATTGTCCAAACTAACCTAGCAACAGCAGAGGAAACATCAGCATCTATTGAAGAATTAGCATCTCACTCGCAAATTATGCATGAGCAAATTTCTGAATTCAAATTACAACATTGA
- a CDS encoding carbohydrate ABC transporter permease, translating into MKQNSLIKKLSIKAIVGILAIAWLLITIVPFIFMLLAGFKQQFEMLMGSVFDLPKSLYLKNFIDVFKGNIFVYFKNSILVLIVSLAILLFLSACASYPLSRFKFKLNKPIYAIIVACMSVPVHVTLLPIFLMTTKMGLYDSPWALIGPYVAFNLPISVFILVTFMQAIPRELEEAAEIDGCNKYKIFSNVMLPLVKPGLATLAIYNGVAIWNEFSFALVLTQTLPNRTLPLAIWEYQGQYTMNVPMIMSVLTISMLPMIIAFIFGQDKLIKGMMAGAVKG; encoded by the coding sequence ATGAAGCAGAATTCATTAATAAAAAAATTATCTATAAAAGCTATCGTTGGAATACTAGCAATAGCATGGCTTTTAATTACAATAGTTCCTTTTATATTTATGTTATTAGCAGGATTTAAACAGCAATTTGAAATGCTTATGGGAAGTGTATTCGATTTACCAAAAAGTTTATATTTAAAGAATTTCATTGACGTATTTAAAGGAAACATATTTGTTTACTTTAAAAACAGTATATTAGTACTTATAGTGTCGTTAGCAATTTTACTATTCTTAAGTGCATGTGCATCTTATCCATTATCGAGATTCAAGTTTAAGTTAAATAAGCCAATATATGCTATAATAGTAGCATGTATGTCAGTGCCAGTTCACGTAACATTACTTCCAATATTTTTGATGACTACCAAGATGGGTTTGTATGATAGTCCTTGGGCATTAATAGGTCCATATGTGGCTTTTAATTTACCAATCTCAGTATTTATATTAGTTACATTTATGCAGGCAATTCCTAGGGAATTAGAAGAAGCAGCTGAGATAGATGGGTGCAATAAATATAAAATTTTTTCAAATGTTATGCTTCCATTAGTGAAGCCAGGGCTAGCAACTTTAGCAATTTATAATGGTGTTGCTATATGGAATGAATTCAGTTTTGCCTTAGTTTTAACTCAAACATTACCTAATAGAACATTACCGCTTGCTATTTGGGAGTATCAAGGTCAATATACAATGAATGTTCCAATGATTATGTCGGTATTAACTATTTCTATGTTACCAATGATCATAGCATTTATTTTTGGACAAGATAAATTAATAAAGGGTATGATGGCAGGAGCTGTCAAAGGTTAA
- a CDS encoding PTS lactose/cellobiose transporter subunit IIA — protein sequence MEELELAIMNIIINAGDCKNHAYMALNNVNEGNYEEAEKEMQLANDALAKAHEGQTMFLHKEANGEKVDISVLFVHAQDHLMTAITEKNLIEQIMELRKIINTLVKQ from the coding sequence ATGGAAGAATTAGAATTAGCAATCATGAATATTATAATAAACGCTGGAGACTGCAAAAATCATGCTTATATGGCTCTTAATAATGTAAACGAAGGAAATTATGAGGAAGCTGAAAAAGAAATGCAATTAGCAAATGATGCATTAGCTAAAGCTCATGAAGGTCAGACAATGTTTCTTCATAAAGAAGCTAATGGAGAAAAAGTTGATATATCGGTTTTATTTGTACATGCACAAGATCATTTAATGACAGCAATAACTGAAAAGAATTTAATTGAACAAATAATGGAATTAAGGAAAATTATAAATACATTAGTAAAACAATAA
- a CDS encoding PTS sugar transporter subunit IIB: MMKIRLFCAAGMSTSLLVSKMKDAAKVKGVEVDIEAFPEGQMDKHLDNVNVALLGPQVGYTLGKAKKMCEPLGIPVDVIPMVDYGMMNGAKVLEFALNLANK; this comes from the coding sequence ATGATGAAAATTAGATTATTTTGCGCAGCAGGAATGTCAACAAGTCTTTTAGTTAGTAAAATGAAGGATGCAGCTAAGGTCAAAGGTGTAGAAGTAGATATAGAAGCTTTTCCAGAAGGACAAATGGATAAACATCTAGATAATGTAAACGTTGCACTATTAGGGCCACAAGTTGGATATACATTAGGAAAAGCAAAAAAGATGTGTGAACCACTTGGAATTCCAGTGGATGTAATACCAATGGTTGATTATGGAATGATGAATGGAGCAAAAGTGCTAGAATTTGCACTAAATTTAGCTAATAAATAA
- a CDS encoding L-fucose/L-arabinose isomerase family protein: MNNIPQVKLGIVAVSRDCFPMELSENRRKAVVEAFNGEIFECQTTVENEKDMRKALAEVKEAGVNALVVYLGNFGPETSETLLAKEFDGPVMFAAASEESGDNLIGGRGDAYCGMLNASYNLALRNIKAYIPEYPVGTAPEVAGMISEFVPVATALLGLKNLKIISFGPRPQDFLACNAPIKQLYNLGVEIEENSELDLFAAFNDHKDDPRIADVIASMEKELGEGNKMPGILPKLAQYEITLLDWMEEHKGSREYIVFANKCWPSFQTQFGFVPCYVNSRLTAMGIPVSCEVDIYGALSEYIGTCISQDVVTLLDINNTVPADMYESEVKGKFNYSLNDTFMAFHCGNTAACKLTCGTMKNQMIMARALEPNQEPNITRGTLEGDIVPGDITFFRLQSNADAELTAYVAEGEVLPVATRSFGAIGVFAIPEMGRFYRHVLVEGRYPHHGAVAFGHFGKAVYNLFRYLGVKEVGFNQPKGMLYKTENPFK, encoded by the coding sequence ATGAATAATATACCACAAGTAAAATTAGGAATTGTTGCAGTAAGTAGAGATTGTTTCCCAATGGAATTATCAGAAAATAGAAGAAAAGCAGTAGTAGAAGCTTTTAATGGAGAAATTTTTGAATGTCAAACAACTGTTGAAAATGAAAAAGATATGAGAAAAGCTTTAGCTGAAGTTAAAGAAGCTGGAGTAAATGCATTAGTTGTATATTTAGGAAACTTTGGTCCTGAAACTTCAGAAACTTTACTTGCTAAAGAATTTGATGGACCAGTTATGTTTGCAGCTGCTTCAGAAGAGAGCGGAGATAATTTAATAGGCGGACGTGGAGATGCATATTGCGGAATGTTAAATGCAAGCTACAATTTAGCTCTAAGAAACATTAAAGCATACATTCCAGAATATCCAGTAGGAACAGCTCCAGAAGTTGCAGGAATGATTTCTGAATTTGTGCCAGTTGCTACTGCATTATTAGGATTAAAGAACTTAAAAATAATTTCTTTTGGTCCAAGACCTCAAGATTTCTTAGCTTGTAATGCACCTATTAAACAATTATACAATTTAGGTGTTGAAATAGAAGAAAACTCAGAACTAGATTTATTTGCTGCATTTAATGATCATAAAGATGATCCAAGAATTGCAGACGTTATAGCTAGCATGGAAAAAGAATTAGGTGAAGGAAATAAAATGCCTGGTATCTTACCAAAGCTTGCTCAATATGAAATTACATTATTAGACTGGATGGAAGAACATAAAGGTTCAAGAGAATACATTGTATTTGCAAATAAATGCTGGCCTTCATTCCAAACACAATTTGGATTTGTACCATGTTATGTAAACAGCCGTTTAACAGCTATGGGAATCCCAGTATCATGTGAAGTTGATATTTATGGTGCATTAAGTGAATACATCGGAACTTGCATAAGCCAAGATGTTGTAACATTACTTGATATAAACAATACAGTTCCAGCTGATATGTATGAATCAGAAGTTAAAGGGAAATTTAATTATTCATTAAATGATACATTCATGGCATTCCACTGTGGTAATACAGCAGCTTGTAAATTAACATGTGGAACAATGAAAAACCAAATGATTATGGCAAGAGCTCTTGAACCAAATCAAGAACCAAATATAACTAGAGGAACACTTGAAGGAGATATAGTACCAGGAGATATTACATTCTTCAGATTACAAAGTAATGCAGATGCAGAACTTACAGCTTATGTAGCAGAAGGTGAAGTATTACCAGTTGCAACTCGTTCATTTGGAGCTATAGGAGTATTTGCAATTCCTGAAATGGGAAGATTCTATCGTCACGTATTAGTAGAAGGCAGATATCCTCATCATGGAGCAGTTGCATTTGGACACTTTGGAAAAGCTGTTTACAACTTATTTAGATATTTAGGTGTTAAAGAAGTTGGATTCAATCAACCAAAAGGTATGCTTTACAAAACTGAAAATCCTTTCAAATAG
- a CDS encoding cache domain-containing sensor histidine kinase, with the protein MYKELRKVINKLSKMKFNQKITTFFILAVLITNSFVIFAVYQLAGKQITEKSSGLVQGQFETITDILNITLKNIIETSNMITGDSRVKEFLMNNRLTSKNYNKDTSDAYSSVRYLLNTNSYIDYIGLVKFDGPELIYVGESWTSSDFRTQTLKDYQDAVGTKFGNCKISMKKKVFYPDQYVLNIYQPINDKYNFNKYTGFLVIGIGEKSIKEFYSNLDKGLKVQTYLTDKDGVIISNEDKSLIGTESPYKSVLQGKSGQQKVEDKMVIYEKLDNWDWYMVGEIPTRSMLRDTNAVIILIIALVIGAGVLISIACYKLSNNLYKPMDDIVRKMREVSMGNLEVRMEHDYDGKDFRQLASGFNIMIEEINILMYRIKKEQSEIKQIELNRLQSQIKPHFLYNTLECIHWQALSDGNKDVSKMVKALANYYRLCLSRGKDVIPISQELENVENYLIIQNMRYSGIAECEINVDENFKNVLIPKLTLQPLIENSIYHGIRVKDGYKGKILVTAREINNKIVISVADNGVGMRQEQINEINSSISVFDEKTGYGLRNVHKRIEILFGSGYGLYYKKNEHGGTTVDIILPKGENN; encoded by the coding sequence ATGTATAAGGAATTGAGAAAAGTTATAAATAAGCTATCTAAAATGAAATTTAATCAGAAGATTACTACATTTTTTATATTGGCAGTCTTAATTACTAATAGTTTTGTAATTTTTGCTGTTTATCAATTAGCAGGAAAGCAAATTACTGAAAAATCCAGTGGATTAGTGCAAGGACAGTTTGAAACAATAACGGATATTTTAAATATAACACTAAAAAATATTATTGAGACATCGAATATGATCACAGGAGACAGTAGAGTTAAAGAATTCTTAATGAATAATAGGCTGACTTCAAAGAATTATAACAAAGATACAAGTGATGCATATTCGTCAGTAAGATATCTCTTAAATACAAACAGTTATATAGATTATATTGGATTGGTGAAATTTGATGGCCCAGAGTTAATATATGTTGGAGAGTCTTGGACAAGTAGCGATTTCAGGACTCAAACTTTAAAAGACTATCAAGATGCTGTAGGCACAAAGTTTGGTAACTGTAAGATAAGCATGAAGAAAAAAGTATTTTATCCGGATCAGTATGTACTAAATATATATCAACCGATCAATGATAAATACAATTTTAATAAATATACTGGATTTTTAGTAATAGGAATTGGAGAAAAAAGTATAAAAGAATTTTACTCTAATTTGGATAAAGGGTTAAAAGTACAAACATATTTAACAGATAAAGATGGAGTTATTATATCTAATGAGGATAAATCTCTGATTGGAACAGAAAGTCCTTATAAAAGTGTATTACAAGGAAAAAGTGGCCAACAAAAAGTTGAAGATAAGATGGTTATTTATGAGAAGCTTGATAATTGGGATTGGTATATGGTAGGGGAGATACCCACAAGATCAATGTTAAGGGATACCAATGCAGTAATAATTTTAATAATAGCTTTAGTAATAGGTGCCGGAGTATTAATTAGTATAGCTTGCTATAAACTAAGCAATAACTTATATAAGCCGATGGATGACATTGTAAGAAAGATGAGAGAGGTTTCGATGGGAAATCTCGAAGTTAGAATGGAACATGATTATGATGGCAAAGATTTTAGGCAACTAGCAAGTGGCTTTAATATCATGATTGAAGAAATTAATATACTTATGTATAGGATAAAAAAGGAGCAATCTGAGATTAAGCAAATCGAATTAAACAGACTGCAATCTCAAATTAAACCACATTTTTTATATAATACACTAGAGTGTATACATTGGCAGGCTTTATCGGATGGAAATAAAGATGTATCAAAAATGGTAAAAGCGTTAGCTAATTATTATAGATTATGTCTAAGTAGAGGGAAAGATGTTATTCCTATTTCGCAAGAACTAGAAAATGTAGAAAATTATTTGATCATACAAAATATGAGATATAGTGGCATTGCTGAGTGTGAAATAAATGTAGATGAGAATTTCAAAAATGTACTAATACCCAAGCTTACACTTCAACCTTTAATAGAAAATTCCATTTATCATGGAATAAGGGTCAAAGATGGGTATAAAGGTAAGATATTAGTTACCGCAAGAGAAATAAATAATAAGATAGTTATATCAGTTGCTGATAATGGAGTTGGAATGAGACAAGAACAAATTAATGAAATAAATAGCTCTATATCAGTATTTGATGAAAAAACTGGATATGGCTTAAGGAATGTTCATAAGCGAATTGAAATATTATTTGGTAGTGGGTATGGATTATACTACAAGAAAAATGAACATGGTGGAACTACGGTAGATATTATATTACCTAAAGGAGAGAATAATTAA
- a CDS encoding PTS sugar transporter subunit IIC: MSIGNTLNEKVIPVVMKFVNLKGVIALKDGILFTLPFIMVGSVFLLLAQIPYQPFNDWMASQLGPGWTEPLFQAYGATFSIIAFIAAIGIAYTYAKNEGHEPLSAGIISFVVFLLTTNSYVITKGGEKVSDVISKEFAGGKGMVTAIIIGLVVGAIYSWFMKRKITIKMPAGVPQGVANSFASLIPAAVIVLGATILYSILKYGMNTTFIELIYKLIQTPLQGMTDSLGGVIVMTFIIPFLWWFGVHGSSIISGIMTGILTSNAMENQAIVNSGKALTVANGGHIVTQQFLDNMIGMTGSGVTIGLVICMLLFAKSAQSKELGKLAIVPGFFNINEPVSFGTPIVMNPFMAIPFILTPMVTGLITYFAMYTGLVPLFTGVLVPWTTPPIIAGLILGGWKMALLQLVIMGVSFVIYYPFFKKQDALNFKNEQAAKNA; this comes from the coding sequence ATGTCAATTGGAAATACCCTAAATGAAAAGGTTATACCAGTAGTTATGAAGTTTGTTAACCTAAAAGGTGTTATAGCATTAAAAGATGGTATTTTATTTACATTACCTTTTATTATGGTAGGATCAGTATTTTTATTACTTGCACAAATACCATATCAGCCATTTAACGATTGGATGGCTAGTCAGCTTGGACCAGGATGGACAGAGCCATTATTTCAAGCTTATGGAGCTACATTCTCAATAATTGCATTTATTGCGGCAATAGGTATAGCATATACCTATGCGAAAAACGAGGGACATGAACCTCTATCTGCAGGAATAATATCATTTGTAGTATTTTTATTAACAACTAATTCTTATGTGATAACTAAGGGAGGAGAAAAAGTAAGCGATGTTATTAGTAAAGAATTTGCTGGTGGAAAAGGAATGGTTACAGCAATTATTATTGGTTTAGTTGTAGGTGCAATTTACTCATGGTTCATGAAAAGGAAGATTACAATTAAAATGCCAGCTGGTGTACCACAAGGGGTTGCAAACTCATTTGCATCATTAATACCAGCAGCAGTTATAGTGCTTGGAGCAACAATACTTTATAGTATTCTTAAATATGGAATGAATACAACATTTATAGAACTAATATATAAGTTAATACAAACACCATTACAAGGAATGACAGATTCTCTAGGCGGAGTTATTGTTATGACATTTATAATCCCATTTTTATGGTGGTTTGGAGTACATGGATCATCAATTATAAGTGGTATAATGACAGGAATACTAACATCAAATGCAATGGAAAATCAAGCTATAGTTAATAGTGGAAAAGCACTTACAGTAGCTAATGGTGGTCATATAGTAACACAACAATTTTTAGACAATATGATTGGTATGACAGGTTCAGGTGTAACAATAGGACTTGTAATATGTATGTTATTGTTTGCAAAATCAGCACAAAGTAAAGAACTAGGTAAATTAGCTATAGTACCAGGATTTTTCAATATAAATGAACCAGTTTCATTTGGAACTCCAATAGTAATGAATCCATTTATGGCAATACCATTTATACTTACTCCAATGGTTACAGGGTTAATTACTTATTTTGCAATGTATACAGGGTTAGTTCCATTATTTACTGGAGTATTAGTTCCATGGACAACACCACCAATAATAGCAGGACTTATCTTAGGTGGATGGAAAATGGCGTTATTGCAATTAGTAATTATGGGAGTATCATTTGTTATTTACTACCCATTCTTTAAGAAACAAGATGCTTTAAACTTTAAAAATGAACAGGCAGCAAAAAATGCATAA
- a CDS encoding ABC transporter substrate-binding protein, protein MNKNLKRIASIIMTVTMVSASMIGCGNSTSQTSGGSASGKTKLTLWHIQTSTAADAIKASVKRFMEANPQYDVEVVDQVNDSYKQKLSMAMSSNQTPDVFIQWGGSGLIDYVNSNKIADLTEFMNKDNYKDKFIDAGINQCSYNGKIYAVPVENVSVAGFFYNKDVFAKYGIQEPKTISELEAACDKLKANGVAPFALANATKWTGSMYYMYLATRFGGLNAFADAASGKGKFENPAFEFAGSKIQDWVKKGYFIDGFNGMDDDSGQARQALYKGDAAMDLMGSWFTGTVLGENPDFMSKLGFFPFPALDGSKEDQSLCAGTVGDNLYSISETCKDKEGAFKLIQSLLDDQALQDRKKLGKIIPLKDFKPDDALTQKILDTVNQAKGVQLWYDQYLPAEVAEVHKSTCQEIFGLTKTPQDADKELQSAMDSYKAKNK, encoded by the coding sequence ATGAATAAGAATTTGAAAAGGATAGCATCAATCATAATGACAGTAACTATGGTTTCTGCATCAATGATTGGCTGCGGAAACAGCACTTCACAGACAAGCGGTGGATCTGCTTCAGGAAAGACAAAATTGACATTATGGCATATCCAAACGTCAACAGCAGCAGATGCAATTAAAGCATCAGTTAAAAGGTTTATGGAAGCTAACCCACAATATGATGTAGAAGTTGTTGATCAGGTTAATGATTCCTACAAACAGAAATTATCTATGGCAATGAGTTCAAATCAGACTCCAGATGTATTTATTCAATGGGGAGGATCAGGATTAATTGATTATGTAAATTCAAATAAAATTGCTGATCTTACAGAATTCATGAACAAAGATAACTACAAAGATAAATTTATAGATGCTGGAATTAATCAATGTTCATACAATGGAAAAATTTATGCCGTTCCAGTTGAAAACGTATCCGTAGCAGGTTTCTTCTATAACAAAGATGTTTTTGCTAAATATGGAATACAAGAGCCAAAAACTATTTCTGAATTAGAAGCTGCATGTGATAAGTTAAAAGCAAACGGAGTAGCGCCATTTGCTTTAGCTAATGCTACAAAATGGACAGGATCTATGTATTATATGTACTTAGCAACTCGTTTTGGTGGGTTAAATGCATTCGCAGATGCAGCATCAGGAAAAGGAAAATTTGAAAACCCTGCATTTGAATTTGCTGGAAGCAAAATTCAAGATTGGGTTAAAAAGGGTTACTTTATAGATGGATTTAATGGTATGGATGATGATAGTGGTCAAGCTAGACAAGCATTATACAAAGGTGATGCAGCTATGGATTTAATGGGCTCATGGTTTACAGGTACAGTACTTGGTGAAAATCCAGACTTTATGAGTAAATTAGGATTCTTCCCATTCCCAGCATTAGACGGTTCAAAAGAAGATCAATCACTTTGTGCAGGAACAGTTGGAGATAACTTATATTCAATTTCAGAAACATGTAAAGACAAAGAAGGTGCTTTTAAATTAATTCAATCTTTATTAGATGATCAAGCATTACAAGATCGTAAGAAATTAGGTAAGATTATTCCACTTAAAGATTTCAAACCAGACGATGCATTAACACAAAAAATCCTAGACACAGTTAACCAAGCAAAAGGAGTTCAATTATGGTATGACCAATACTTACCAGCAGAAGTTGCAGAAGTACACAAATCAACTTGTCAAGAAATATTTGGTTTAACTAAGACTCCACAAGATGCAGATAAGGAACTACAATCTGCTATGGATTCATATAAGGCAAAAAATAAATAA
- a CDS encoding carbohydrate ABC transporter permease, producing the protein MQSQTNSLAKRRAASTRNAAIIFLVPAFLFLIIYIAYPIVYSFNLSCYNWNGFASNKVFVGLNNWKELIADQVFRKAFLNNIVIMVLSIIVQLPIGLALATFLDFGGKKFNIFKVIWFIPMLMSSVAIGYLFKYALDANSGIVSGISKLLGGHSVDLLGNPKTALLTITIAICWQFIPFYMVYFLAAYSGIPSDLYEAAIIDGAKKSQYFWKIALPLMKPAIKSAIVLSMVGSLKYFDLIYVMTGGGPGNASELMATYMYKNAFLSQRMGYGSAIASGMFILITIISLITIKTLNRKED; encoded by the coding sequence GTGCAATCACAAACTAATAGTTTAGCTAAAAGACGTGCCGCGTCAACGAGAAATGCAGCAATTATATTTCTTGTGCCAGCATTTTTATTCTTAATAATATATATAGCATATCCAATTGTCTACTCTTTTAATTTAAGTTGCTATAATTGGAATGGATTTGCATCAAATAAGGTATTTGTAGGATTAAATAACTGGAAAGAACTTATTGCTGACCAAGTTTTTAGAAAAGCGTTTCTAAATAATATTGTTATTATGGTTCTATCTATAATTGTCCAATTACCAATAGGTCTTGCTCTTGCAACATTTTTAGATTTTGGTGGGAAAAAATTTAATATATTTAAAGTAATTTGGTTTATACCAATGTTAATGTCATCTGTTGCAATTGGTTATTTATTTAAGTATGCATTAGATGCAAATTCTGGTATAGTATCAGGAATATCAAAGTTGCTTGGTGGGCATTCAGTAGACTTATTAGGTAACCCTAAGACAGCACTATTAACCATCACAATAGCTATTTGCTGGCAATTTATTCCCTTCTATATGGTGTATTTTTTGGCTGCATATAGTGGAATACCATCAGATTTATATGAAGCAGCAATAATTGATGGAGCAAAAAAAAGTCAGTATTTTTGGAAAATAGCTCTTCCACTTATGAAACCAGCTATTAAAAGTGCAATTGTATTATCAATGGTTGGATCATTAAAATATTTTGATCTTATATATGTTATGACAGGTGGAGGACCAGGTAACGCGTCAGAACTTATGGCAACTTATATGTATAAGAATGCGTTTTTATCTCAAAGAATGGGATATGGTTCAGCAATTGCTTCAGGGATGTTTATTCTTATAACAATAATATCATTAATCACAATTAAAACATTAAATAGAAAGGAAGATTGA